Genomic window (Pararge aegeria chromosome 22, ilParAegt1.1, whole genome shotgun sequence):
atcagtttcaggtaataagtactatctttcaaaagtagaaatcacaaaaagataaaataaataaaaatatcacatcaattggttccccaAACCACATATccttcaatggaattttaccaagtctggtgctctgtctccagagtgtttctgttttagcacataccagctattagttagacatcatcaaaaacatcaaaccatgtactatatccacatttgccgggatggttattaattggttccccggaccacatatccttaaatagaatttcaacaagcatggtgctttgtctccagagtgtttctgttttagcacatagcagcaaaaagttgaggcatcatcaaaaacatcaaattctttattatgtccacatttgacgggatggttctaaaaaaagtaaatctgcattagagaaaggcataaattggacatgaataggatcccacttctgatgctaaaaaaatataaagaatggaaagcCATGGTAGTCAGATATTcctttcaataccaacaatgttcaggatggcacttagatttttcattaattaacattattattgaagctaaatacctagtttctcatattaaagtattcattttataaaagacatcattaaagcccaccaaccagctttagagcagtgttgtgggtctctcctctataaacctgacttcccacggagtgaaataaaacaactagtaggcttctctataattcatattacttgttaccttcaaatgactctactaccagttcggaatgctgtcttcggcagagaagaccactggcaagaaactctaccgttgctcttttattcaatcaattaaaacaacttataaacacaattacaacattgtcatatgtaataacgctaggccctttgatacaagacatataagacaggtcgaacataactactattatcacttataacatcaggacttttggaacaagttgtttgtatagagcaacctctgctacataaactgtcggtataaagttatgctagggctccatatatgatacctaaataaaccaaaggatgagatatacttatctgatgctacatcaggtaccaccatagtaccaacaacttttaacaacttatctcaactccatcaccagtatatacgactcttgttttgccacaacaatatttcgttaagtatgtcgtttccattataaatcatctattcccaatttgtaacgttctatccacaatactttacttaatcttctattctccattcattaattttaaatccgtcctcacttttctttgccgccaatctaacttgtcaaacccgcgtcccccgccatagatcctatacttttatttgacagtctactaaagtccattattctattttcaatacattgtcaatgagtatacaaactattatttgttgatatatttaatataatcatcgggtttatcatagataaagtgctgtaattccttaTTTCCTAACAGGCTCAATATCGGCGTCCAAGCCGCTCCACCACAGATAGTTCCGAGCCAGCTGTTTCATTTTAACAACGCCTATATGCCCGGAATGTAATTCGTCTAACACAGCGGAGTGCAAACTGGCAGGGATAATTACTCTATATCCCCAAACCAAGCATCcctgttctaaaaaaatattttcccgcCTTAAATGATATTGTTTGTAACGATCCGATTCAATTTGTTCGGGCCATCCGAACTTAACATACcctacaattttgtttaaagtagtGTCTTTAGcagtttgatatttaatttcgtgAAACGTTATAGGCAATTTgtcctctataaaaaataaataactattatttccgTTATTATTACTTGAAACGATACTTTGACGATTAACGTTTTCTTCTAAAGGCAAACGAGACAACGCATCTGCGAAACAGTTTCTAGCCGAAGAAATAAATTCGATGTCAAAGTTGTACGCAGCTAAGCGAACTGCATATCTCTGTAAACGGCTAGCCGCCGTTTGCGGAATACCTTTGTTTTTACCGAAGATATAGCTTAAAGCCTTATGATCGCTGCGCAAAATGAAATGCCGACCAAACAGATACTTATCATGCCTGCTGACTCCAAACATTATGGCTAAGGCTTCTTTATCTAGCTGCGAATAATTACGCTCGGCCTCATTAAGAGTACGCGAGGCGCAACTGATAAGACGTTCCGATCCGTCGGAGTAGCGGTGCGTGAGAACCGCGCCGAGTCCATACGCGCTACTGTCCACCGACAACAGCAACGGTAACTTGGGATCGTAGTGTGCTAGCACAGGCGAACTACTGAGAATGTTTTTAACTCTTTTGAAGGCACTTTCACATTCGCAACCCCAAtaccattttacatttttctttagtaAATCGTATAAAGGTTTTAATACAGAACTCatgttaacacaaaatttattgtaaaagttaacgagaccaataaaactttttaattgcgtTACGTCTTTCGGTGATGGCGCCGAAACAATAGCTTTTATCTTATTTGCATCAGTGTGTAGAccctttttatcaattttgtatCCTAAGTATGTTACACTGTCCTTAAAGAATTCACATTTAGACCAATTTACTCGCAACCCGGCCTCTTTTAATCGGGCTAAAACGGcacgtaaatttttacaatgagtCTCTCTGTCTTTGCCAGTCACACAAATATCGTCCTGAAAAGCTACAGTAGAGGATAAGCCACACAGAGTTTCTTCGATcaacttttcaaaatactcaGGAACACATTTTATTCCAAAGGGTACTCGCTTGTAAACGAAGGTGCCTATGTGTGTAGTTATAGCGGTCATGGGTTGCGAGTCCTCCGTTAATAACACTTGCTGATAGGCGTGGGACAAGTCTAATTTAGAAAACTGTTCGCCTCCCCCAAGGGTAGCAAATATATCTTCAATTTGTGGAAGAGgataatgaaaatcttttaatagCGGATTAATAGTGACCTTAAAGTCTCCACAAATACGAatgtctccatttttttttattataggaacAATAGGCGTACCGTAATCAGAACGGTCTACCTTATAAATGACGTCATCTCGCTGCAACCGCTCCAACTCGCGCTCGACCGGCGCGCGAAGTGCGAGGGGAAGCGGGCGCGATTTAACGAAAATTGGAGTCTTGTCAGCTAAATGCAACTGCATTCGAGTTTTAAAAGTCCCAAGCCCATCAGCGAAAACCTCGGGAAATTCTTTCCTTAATAATTCTATAGTATTATCATTTTCGCATCTTTCGGATAAATTATGGCAATTTGTGATATCGATTTGTAAAATTCTTATCCAGGCACGGCCTAGTAAAGGAGGGCCGCCGTTTTCAACAACATACAACGGTAATTTATACAAACGATTTTTACATTGTACATTTACCATAATATATCCCAGAGGTTCAATAACACTACCTGTGTAAGAtcttaaccttaaatttttatgttgtaaacaaacgctagaaaaatgattatcataaaaatgcttTGAAATTACAGAGATCTTACTACCAGtatctatttcaaatttaactacagacttttctacgtttaatttgatataatacgGGCCGTCATTACCCtcgcaaattatattataaaaatctaaaacactgtcatcggaatcattaaaaaacaactgACCTTTTGTGTTTTCTGTATAACCGCATCACTACACTTATCAACATTACCGCACACGACCTTCAGGTGGCCCCTCTGCCCACACGAATCACAGCTGTAGAACTTGTAGCGGCACCGGGACGGCGGATGCCCGCTGCGCCCGCAACGCCAGCAGCCGCGCCGTGAGCCCTCGAGGCTCAGCGCACCGGCCCTGGCCGCCGCGTCTGCCTGCACGCCACCCGCTCCCTCGCGCCGTTTCATGCGCCCGCGCTCCGCGCGCGCTGGTGAGGATCTGATGCGATGCAGCCCTTCCGAGATGGCGCTGGAACTCGCCCCGGACGCTGCCTCCGCTGCATGTCTCTCCGCTGCCTCGAGCGCCAATGCGAGTTCTATTGCTCGCTTATAATCGATGTTCCGCTCGGCAAACAATCGTGACCTCATATCTTCACTTTGAAGGCCAGAAACAAACTGGTCTCTCAAATTTACCTCCAAAGAATCCCGAAAATTGCAATGTTTGGCGAGATGTTTTAGACTTTTCAAATAATCACTCACTATCTCCCCTTGCCTTTGCTTCCTTTGCCGGAACATATGTCTCTCTGCGATCTCCGACCTTTGTGGCTCCAAGTGGTCTTTGACAATCTTCACTAATTGTTCAAACTTCTTGTCTTCCGGTAAATCCGGGGAACACAAGTCGCACATCAATTCGTAACATGCAATGCCGACATGTGTTACCAACGTGGCCACGTGTAAATCT
Coding sequences:
- the LOC120633580 gene encoding uncharacterized protein LOC120633580, whose protein sequence is MMPTMLTRRAAALQEQLKLKNALSELKSLKQLNADLMREQDDSEVEMRSIIAKNSQLKGELADLHSAHTLVLEERNQLQEAVRSFNQCISTYDEALGRITMLEGELCSAHKTIDDLQSQLQNVEMQSTNNLYDELLTSSSTMPVCIDLTCDSPCVKKTKPQIDLPFLNSHNKIKKYIRISKIIKKTQKLVKNQKKSSENLILRKERSVLLNKLNTFSLSFQSSREKYESEIQTLNDVIQQLEDSLKTMTIKYELSKKQIDEQILAADELLALGTYNRARFESLANKCQSVILIKITPFGKIEPFDVSSHNWDAYCRRVKQFIALNNISEDLHVATLVTHVGIACYELMCDLCSPDLPEDKKFEQLVKIVKDHLEPQRSEIAERHMFRQRKQRQGEIVSDYLKSLKHLAKHCNFRDSLEVNLRDQFVSGLQSEDMRSRLFAERNIDYKRAIELALALEAAERHAAEAASGASSSAISEGLHRIRSSPARAERGRMKRREGAGGVQADAAARAGALSLEGSRRGCWRCGRSGHPPSRCRYKFYSCDSCGQRGHLKVVCGNVDKCSDAVIQKTQKLHLADKTPIFVKSRPLPLALRAPVERELERLQRDDVIYKVDRSDYGTPIVPIIKKNGDIRICGDFKVTINPLLKDFHYPLPQIEDIFATLGGGEQFSKLDLSHAYQQVLLTEDSQPMTAITTHIGTFVYKRVPFGIKCVPEYFEKLIEETLCGLSSTVAFQDDICVTGKDRETHCKNLRAVLARLKEAGLRVNWSKCEFFKDSVTYLGYKIDKKGLHTDANKIKAIVSAPSPKDKNVKWYWGCECESAFKRVKNILSSSPVLAHYDPKLPLLLSVDSSAYGLGAVLTHRYSDGSERLISCASRTLNEAEQQGCLVWGYRVIIPASLHSAVLDELHSGHIGVVKMKQLARNYLWWSGLDADIEPVRK